The following are from one region of the Nicotiana tabacum cultivar K326 chromosome 3, ASM71507v2, whole genome shotgun sequence genome:
- the LOC107809872 gene encoding protein MEI2-like 5 isoform X2 has product MPMLNVSKEKGRTPWEIFPGVDSIHGSNDASLFSSSVPVLLHEKLKLSEVDHGHQSIDGASASLKEIHPDVEVEELLDDGENRAIGSLLPDDEDELLAGIIDGFGPSQFPNHVDDLEEYDLFGSGGGLELESDAHENLNFGISRVSLADPVVSNGAAHVGFSNGGATVTGEHPLGEHPSRTLFVRNINSNVEDSELRSLFEQYGDIRTLYTACKHRGFVMISYFDIRAARTALRALQNKPLRRRKLDIHFSIPKDNPSDKDMNQGTLVVFNLDPSVSNDDLRQIFGAYGEIKEIRETPHKRHHKFIEYYDVRAAEAALRSLNRSDIAGKRIKLEPSRPGGARRNSTVQSNQEPEQDDSWTFRHPLGSSIGNSSPGNWPQFGSPIEHSSMRSPGTSPGFRSLSPTMGNNLLGLASILHPHASNSLRVAPISEDHRMGGHADLPNGSNHGVPFHQSHSFPEPKISQFGGTVSSLGASNSNGSAVETLSGPQFLWGSPKLQPQQSNSSSWKAQSLVNAFTSGGQGDMFSLSNHQKSFLNSSQHHHHHLHHVGSAPSALPFDKHFGFYPDSPVLSPGFRGMGIGPRDGSLMVNYGARTTLNSGVAVPGNMSNNGSPGFGMMSSQRLSPLFLGNGHFPGHAASSFEGLTERSRTRRVDNNGNQMDNKKQFQLDLDKIRSGEDTRTTLMIKNIPNKYTSKMLLAAIDEQHKGTYDFLYLPIDFKNKCNVGYAFINMVSPSLIIPFYEALNGKKWEKFNSEKVAALAYARIQGKTALVAHFQNSSLMNEDKRCRPILFHSESSELGDQIVQEHLSSGCLHIHQVCRSNESDFLESQGSPPEEDPVDKLENS; this is encoded by the exons ATGCCAATGCTAAATGTAtcgaaagaaaagggaagaacaCCGTGGGAGATTTTTCCAGGAGTTGATTCCATCCATGGCTCAAATGATGCTTCACTTTTTTCGAGCTCAGTGCCTGTTCTTCTACATGAGAAGC TGAAATTGAGTGAGGTGGACCATGGTCATCAGTCCATTGATGGCGCATCAGCCAGCTTGAAGGAAATTCACCCCGATGTAGAGGTTGAGGAGCTGCTGGATGATGGTGAAAATCGTGCAATTGGAAGCTTGCTTCCTGATGACGAGGATGAACTTTTAGCTGGCATAATAGATGGGTTTGGCCCTAGCCAATTTCCCAATCACGTAGATGACTTGGAAGAGTATGATCTTTTTGGAAGTGGAGGAGGCTTAGAATTGGAGTCTGATGCTCATGAAAACTTAAACTTCGGTATATCGAGAGTGAGTCTGGCTGATCCTGTTGTTAGCAATGGAGCTGCTCATGTTGGATTTTCAAATGGTGGGGCAACTGTTACTGGAGAACATCCACTTGGAGAGCACCCTTCGAGAACATTATTTGTTCGCAACATAAATAGCAATGTCGAGGATTCAGAGCTAAGAAGTCTCTTTGAG CAATATGGTGATATCCGGACTCTCTACACTGCGTGTAAGCATAGGGGCTTTGTCATGATATCCTACTTCGATATTCGTGCTGCTCGAACTGCACTGCGAGCATTGCAAAATAAGCCACTGCGGAGGAGAAAACTAGACATACATTTCTCAATCCCAAAG GATAACCCCTCAGACAAAGATATGAATCAAGGAACTCTTGTGGTATTTAATCTGGATCCGTCAGTATCAAACGATGACCTCCGCCAAATATTTGGGGCTTATGGTGAGATCAAAGAG ATAAGGGAAACACCACACAAGAGGCACCATAAGTTTATTGAATATTATGATGTTAGAGCTGCAGAAGCTGCCCTTAGGTCCTTAAATAGGAGTGACATAGCTGGCAAGCGCATAAAACTTGAACCAAGTCGTCCTGGAGGAGCTCGTCGAAA TTCTACGGTGCAATCAAATCAAGAACCTGAACAAGATGACTCTTGGACTTTTCGGCACCCATTGGGTTCCTCAATTGGTAATTCCTCGCCTG GTAATTGGCCACAGTTTGGCAGCCCTATAGAGCATAGCTCCATGCGAAGTCCTGGCACTTCACCAGGCTTTAGATCCCTGAGTCCCACAATGGGCAATAATTTACTTGGTTTAGCTTCAATTTTGCATCCTCATGCATCAAATTCCTTGAGGGTAGCACCTATAAGTGAGGATCACAGAATGGGCGGTCATGCAGATCTCCCTAATGGTTCAAACCATGGTGTTCCCTTCCATCAGTCTCATTCTTTCCCTGAGCCTAAGATAAGCCAGTTTGGTGGAACAGTGTCATCTTTGGGTGCCTCAAATTCAAATGGTTCTGCTGTTGAAACACTATCAGGACCACAGTTTCTTTGGGGCAGTCCAAAGTTGCAACCTCAACAGAGTAATTCTTCATCCTGGAAAGCCCAGTCTTTGGTGAATGCTTTTACATCTGGTGGTCAGGGTGACATGTTTTCCTTGTCAAATCATCAAAAGTCTTTCCTCAATTCATCTCAGCACCATCATCATCACCTTCACCATGTTGGATCTGCTCCATCTGCTCTTCCCTTTGATAAGCACTTTGGTTTTTACCCAGACTCTCCGGTCTTAAGTCCAGGTTTTAGAGGCATGGGTATAGGTCCTCGTGACGGAAGTTTGATGGTTAATTATGGTGCTCGTACCACTTTGAATTCTGGTGTTGCTGTTCCAGGGAATATGTCAAACAATGGTTCTCCTGGGTTTGGCATGATGTCTTCCCAAAGACTGAGTCCTTTATTCCTAGGTAATGGTCATTTCCCAGGACATGCAGCTTCTAGCTTTGAGGGGCTGACTGAGCGCAGCCGCACTCGACGTGTTGACAATAATGGGAACCAGATGGACAACAAGAAACAGTTTCAACTTGACTTGGATAAGATTAGATCTGGCGAAGATACTCGGACAACTTTGATGATTAAAAATATTCCTAATAA GTACACCTCCAAGATGCTTTTAGCTGCTATTGACGAACAACATAAAGGCACTTATGATTTTCTGTATCTGCCAATTGACTTCAAG AATAAATGCAATGTGGGATATGCATTTATCAACATGGTGTCTCCATCACTCATTATCCCATTTTACGAg GCACTTAATGGAAAGAAGTGGGAGAAATTCAATAGTGAGAAAGTGGCTGCTTTGGCTTATGCTCGGATTCAGGGAAAGACGGCCCTTGTAGCCCACTTCCAGAATTCAAGTTTGATGAATGAAGATAAGAGGTGTAGGCCAATCCTATTCCACTCAGAGAGCTCGGAATTAGGGGATCAG ATTGTTCAAGAGCATCTTTCATCTGGGTGCTTACATATTCATCAAGTCTGTCGGTCAAACGAGTCAGACTTCCTGGAGTCACAAGGTAGCCCACCTGAGGAGGATCCAGTTGACAAACTAGAGAATAGCTAG
- the LOC107809872 gene encoding protein MEI2-like 5 isoform X1 has protein sequence MPMLNVSKEKGRTPWEIFPGVDSIHGSNDASLFSSSVPVLLHEKLKLSEVDHGHQSIDGASASLKEIHPDVEVEELLDDGENRAIGSLLPDDEDELLAGIIDGFGPSQFPNHVDDLEEYDLFGSGGGLELESDAHENLNFGISRVSLADPVVSNGAAHVGFSNGGATVTGEHPLGEHPSRTLFVRNINSNVEDSELRSLFEQYGDIRTLYTACKHRGFVMISYFDIRAARTALRALQNKPLRRRKLDIHFSIPKVVDNPSDKDMNQGTLVVFNLDPSVSNDDLRQIFGAYGEIKEIRETPHKRHHKFIEYYDVRAAEAALRSLNRSDIAGKRIKLEPSRPGGARRNSTVQSNQEPEQDDSWTFRHPLGSSIGNSSPGNWPQFGSPIEHSSMRSPGTSPGFRSLSPTMGNNLLGLASILHPHASNSLRVAPISEDHRMGGHADLPNGSNHGVPFHQSHSFPEPKISQFGGTVSSLGASNSNGSAVETLSGPQFLWGSPKLQPQQSNSSSWKAQSLVNAFTSGGQGDMFSLSNHQKSFLNSSQHHHHHLHHVGSAPSALPFDKHFGFYPDSPVLSPGFRGMGIGPRDGSLMVNYGARTTLNSGVAVPGNMSNNGSPGFGMMSSQRLSPLFLGNGHFPGHAASSFEGLTERSRTRRVDNNGNQMDNKKQFQLDLDKIRSGEDTRTTLMIKNIPNKYTSKMLLAAIDEQHKGTYDFLYLPIDFKNKCNVGYAFINMVSPSLIIPFYEALNGKKWEKFNSEKVAALAYARIQGKTALVAHFQNSSLMNEDKRCRPILFHSESSELGDQIVQEHLSSGCLHIHQVCRSNESDFLESQGSPPEEDPVDKLENS, from the exons ATGCCAATGCTAAATGTAtcgaaagaaaagggaagaacaCCGTGGGAGATTTTTCCAGGAGTTGATTCCATCCATGGCTCAAATGATGCTTCACTTTTTTCGAGCTCAGTGCCTGTTCTTCTACATGAGAAGC TGAAATTGAGTGAGGTGGACCATGGTCATCAGTCCATTGATGGCGCATCAGCCAGCTTGAAGGAAATTCACCCCGATGTAGAGGTTGAGGAGCTGCTGGATGATGGTGAAAATCGTGCAATTGGAAGCTTGCTTCCTGATGACGAGGATGAACTTTTAGCTGGCATAATAGATGGGTTTGGCCCTAGCCAATTTCCCAATCACGTAGATGACTTGGAAGAGTATGATCTTTTTGGAAGTGGAGGAGGCTTAGAATTGGAGTCTGATGCTCATGAAAACTTAAACTTCGGTATATCGAGAGTGAGTCTGGCTGATCCTGTTGTTAGCAATGGAGCTGCTCATGTTGGATTTTCAAATGGTGGGGCAACTGTTACTGGAGAACATCCACTTGGAGAGCACCCTTCGAGAACATTATTTGTTCGCAACATAAATAGCAATGTCGAGGATTCAGAGCTAAGAAGTCTCTTTGAG CAATATGGTGATATCCGGACTCTCTACACTGCGTGTAAGCATAGGGGCTTTGTCATGATATCCTACTTCGATATTCGTGCTGCTCGAACTGCACTGCGAGCATTGCAAAATAAGCCACTGCGGAGGAGAAAACTAGACATACATTTCTCAATCCCAAAGGTGGTG GATAACCCCTCAGACAAAGATATGAATCAAGGAACTCTTGTGGTATTTAATCTGGATCCGTCAGTATCAAACGATGACCTCCGCCAAATATTTGGGGCTTATGGTGAGATCAAAGAG ATAAGGGAAACACCACACAAGAGGCACCATAAGTTTATTGAATATTATGATGTTAGAGCTGCAGAAGCTGCCCTTAGGTCCTTAAATAGGAGTGACATAGCTGGCAAGCGCATAAAACTTGAACCAAGTCGTCCTGGAGGAGCTCGTCGAAA TTCTACGGTGCAATCAAATCAAGAACCTGAACAAGATGACTCTTGGACTTTTCGGCACCCATTGGGTTCCTCAATTGGTAATTCCTCGCCTG GTAATTGGCCACAGTTTGGCAGCCCTATAGAGCATAGCTCCATGCGAAGTCCTGGCACTTCACCAGGCTTTAGATCCCTGAGTCCCACAATGGGCAATAATTTACTTGGTTTAGCTTCAATTTTGCATCCTCATGCATCAAATTCCTTGAGGGTAGCACCTATAAGTGAGGATCACAGAATGGGCGGTCATGCAGATCTCCCTAATGGTTCAAACCATGGTGTTCCCTTCCATCAGTCTCATTCTTTCCCTGAGCCTAAGATAAGCCAGTTTGGTGGAACAGTGTCATCTTTGGGTGCCTCAAATTCAAATGGTTCTGCTGTTGAAACACTATCAGGACCACAGTTTCTTTGGGGCAGTCCAAAGTTGCAACCTCAACAGAGTAATTCTTCATCCTGGAAAGCCCAGTCTTTGGTGAATGCTTTTACATCTGGTGGTCAGGGTGACATGTTTTCCTTGTCAAATCATCAAAAGTCTTTCCTCAATTCATCTCAGCACCATCATCATCACCTTCACCATGTTGGATCTGCTCCATCTGCTCTTCCCTTTGATAAGCACTTTGGTTTTTACCCAGACTCTCCGGTCTTAAGTCCAGGTTTTAGAGGCATGGGTATAGGTCCTCGTGACGGAAGTTTGATGGTTAATTATGGTGCTCGTACCACTTTGAATTCTGGTGTTGCTGTTCCAGGGAATATGTCAAACAATGGTTCTCCTGGGTTTGGCATGATGTCTTCCCAAAGACTGAGTCCTTTATTCCTAGGTAATGGTCATTTCCCAGGACATGCAGCTTCTAGCTTTGAGGGGCTGACTGAGCGCAGCCGCACTCGACGTGTTGACAATAATGGGAACCAGATGGACAACAAGAAACAGTTTCAACTTGACTTGGATAAGATTAGATCTGGCGAAGATACTCGGACAACTTTGATGATTAAAAATATTCCTAATAA GTACACCTCCAAGATGCTTTTAGCTGCTATTGACGAACAACATAAAGGCACTTATGATTTTCTGTATCTGCCAATTGACTTCAAG AATAAATGCAATGTGGGATATGCATTTATCAACATGGTGTCTCCATCACTCATTATCCCATTTTACGAg GCACTTAATGGAAAGAAGTGGGAGAAATTCAATAGTGAGAAAGTGGCTGCTTTGGCTTATGCTCGGATTCAGGGAAAGACGGCCCTTGTAGCCCACTTCCAGAATTCAAGTTTGATGAATGAAGATAAGAGGTGTAGGCCAATCCTATTCCACTCAGAGAGCTCGGAATTAGGGGATCAG ATTGTTCAAGAGCATCTTTCATCTGGGTGCTTACATATTCATCAAGTCTGTCGGTCAAACGAGTCAGACTTCCTGGAGTCACAAGGTAGCCCACCTGAGGAGGATCCAGTTGACAAACTAGAGAATAGCTAG